The Megalobrama amblycephala isolate DHTTF-2021 linkage group LG16, ASM1881202v1, whole genome shotgun sequence genome includes the window CCTTGCTTTCATTTCCTGACAGAGGCAAAGGAGAACTCTGATAAGTGTGATCTCTGCCTGCAAACTGCAGAGCTCTATTAATTATGGTTGGCAAAATCATGCAGGCAGAAGGTGCCAAGCAGACTACAGTGAGGGCTGGAGCCAACCGACCGTGATGATGCCTCAGTAGTGACCTATAATGAAACAGACAGGCAGGCATATAGATATATCTAGAACATGAATCACATAACAGTctatatttattcaaatatagCTACGTTCAAACGTGTATCctaatttttaaaagaagagaAGCCTTTTTTTACTCATAATCAGCCGCGTTATGTTTGGGTTTTCCGTTCTATTTCAGATATAATATCGCGAGAAAAGTGCTTAGTGCAATATTACAACTTAAATCACAGGCAGCCAAGATATAAAAGTTTATCTCATATCGTTAAAATATTTCTTGACGTTTGTACAATTAAATTGTTGAACGTTTAATCTGCCGAGACAAAAAATGGGCATAAAAGTTAAAAGAGGGAAAATACGGGCACGTTTTAAAGCTTGAGATTTTAAATAACGCtccaaaaaattaattaaaatgaaccgTGACAACTGATTTAGTGACTGAACGAGATCAGAAAAATGTAGGCTATACGATATAAGTTaagttaaaacaataataaaaaagacgTTCAGATCAGGCTTCTGTCCATGGAAGAAATGAAAAActagttttcatttaaaaatattaagacGCATTAAAAAGATCAAAAAGACGCTTTTCCTTTTATAGTATTTGCTACACCATTAAATcatatgcaaaaataaaactttaaacaaTACTTTATCAAATGAATtacctaaaattaaaataactaggtAATTATACACAAATGcgacaaaatattaaatatgttagTGAAAACACATTAACGAAACATTACTCAAGCCCTTATAAAGGCCTTCATCTTCATGGCATCTACAATGAACTTCACAAAAACTAAACTAAtcgtttttatattttacactaAGCAAGTAAGCGACGACACGACTAAGCTAAATGTACCTAAAGCTCCATTTGCTGTcttaaaggaaaataaataacacggattaatgttttaaatgtttataatgaaacaaaagattcggcGTTCGGTAATAGTTAACCATTAGGCCTATAGCATTACCATATttatactgcaaaataattaaaagaataTTACTGTATATTATTCGAAGAGAATTTTAAATATCATGCACTACAAggagatatataaatataggctACCAATATACATGTAGTAATTTAAACACTGAAAATAGCATGTAGAAAAATACAGCAACGCCAAAAGAAAAATCGAATTAGATCAACGAAAAACTTTATGCATGTCAAACTACACGCCTCTCTacagagaaaaacaaacaaacaaaaaaacaacatcagTATTTTCGACAAATTGTAATATAGATAATGAAAATGGAAACTTAAAATTACCGAATGATACATAGTAAATATTCTATTCACAGATGTGTGAAATTACAGGATTTCTGATAGAAAAAAAAGCcttgctaaaaaaaataataacagacaTAGTCTGTATATAATACGAAGAGCAGGAAAAGCCGTATATATCGCGAATAAACCTGTATCTTCTCCCTCCAAAGTGTAGGTGTGTTTCCACCAGGCGATTCGGTTGTGTATAAAAGCGGAGGATTAATTTGTCGTCAATAAACTGAAGGCAGTGACGACTCGGGCCGTGATTGGACGAGCTCCCCTCAAACCCTCCCTTTATAATTTCACAGGAGTGAGTTCGGAGTCTTAAACAAACCAACAACGCTAGGACACACACTTAAGAGCACCCTGCACTTTCCAATCCCTATTACAAACAGAGAAAAGACACCGCAAGTGGATACAAGAGGTTTGCTGAACTACTGATCCGTGCGTATGGACTTTTAATTGCTGAATTAGACCAAGgggtttgactttttttctttttttttttggtcacaaTTGAAAACAGAAGCTGATGATTTAACTGCCCGACTTTGTGCATGTGCTCCACgcacaaataaaaaaaggtattttttttatttccaaatcccatttttttcttctaaataGTCCACTTTCTTCTCTAAAATTGGCTCCTGTACAAACAGCCGCGTTGGATCCCTCGGGTTACTGCGAGACTCCGGTGTACAACCCGGATCTCTGTCCAAATATGATCGCCGCCCAGGCCAAGCTGGTGTATCATCTCAATAAATACTACAACGAGAAATGCCAGTCTCGGAAAGCGGCCATCTCCAAGACCATCCGGGAGGTGTGCAAGGTGGTCTCGGATGTCCTGAAGGAGGTGGAGGTCCAGGAGCCCCGCTTTATCAGCTCCTTAAACGAAATGGATAACCGCTTCGAGGGGCTCGAGGTCATCTCCCCTACTGAATTCGAGGTGGTCCTCTATCTGAACCAAATGGGAGTCTTCAACTTCGTGGACGACGGCTCTCTGCCGGGCTGCGCCGTGCTCAAGCTAAGCGACGGGCGGAAGAGAAGCATGTCCCTCTGGGTCGAGTTCATCACGGCTTCGGGATACCTGTCCGCCCGCAAGATCCGCTCCAGGTTCCAGACGCTCGTGGCGCAGGCGGTGGATAAGTGCAGCTATAGGGACGTGGTTAAAATGGTCGCGGACACCAGCGAGGTGAAATTACGCATCAGAGACAGATATGTGGTTCAGATCACCCCCGCGTTCAAGTGCACCGGCATATGGCCGCGCAGCGCTGCCCACTGGCCGCTGCCGCACATCCCGTGGCCTGGTCCGAACAGGGTGGCAGAAGTCAAAGCCGAGGGTTTCAATCTCTTATCGAAGGAGTGTTACTCGTTAAACGGGAAGCAGAGCTCGGCGGAGAGTGACGCCTGGGTGTTGCAGTTCGCCGAAGCGGAGAACCGACTGCTCCTGGGAGGGTGCAGGAAGAAATGCCTGTCCCTGCTCAAGACACTGCGCGACCGTCACCTTGAACTACCCGGACAGCCTCTCAACAACTACCACATGAAAACTCTTGTGTCTTACGAGTGCGAAAAACACCCGCGCGAGTCGGACTGGGACGAGAACTGCCTCGGGGATCGACTGAACGGGATTTTATTGCAGCTCATTTCGTGCTTGCAGTGCAGGAGATGCCCCCATTATTTTCTGCCAAACCTAGACCTTTTCCAAGGGAAGCCACATTCGGCCCTTGAAAACGCTGCCAAACAGACTTGGCGACTGGCTAGAGAAATTCTAACCAACCCTAAAAGCCTGGAGAAACtctgaggtaaaaaaaataaacggCATGTTTATGAATAGGAGGCCTGACTGATCAAAGTTCTGAGGCCTAGACGCTAATCAGGAACTCTTCCACAAAATGGTCACTGTTGAAATCAATCCAcgttgtttttgttgtaaaaatattttagagagCTCCGTTTAAAAATACTTCACATGACACGAATTTGTCATAAGGAGGGAGCACATTGTATCAACAATCAAAATGAATATAGTTACCTGTCAGTATTactgtttctttcttttctttttacgAGCCCTGCCCAACAACACATTTTACCTAAAAGCTTTCGAAATAAAGCTACGTGACAGAATACAACCTGTacattttatactgtaaatagacACATTTGTAGATTGTGAATCCGGTGGTCTGCAGTTGTGATTGTTGTTCTGTGACACGTAAATAGAAGTATAATTTCACCTGTTTTAACATTCGCCTGAATTATttctgaagagagaaagaagaagaaaaaaacatttagaccTGCATCAACGATTTAATCCATTGTCAATGGCAAATTTCTAAAGTTTACATTTTGATGGTACTATTTCCTAAACATTCCATACGCATACTTGAATTCTTATTTAAAGTATATTCGACCATTTTTTGTTTGTACCTTGCTTACATGATAAAAAGCTGAAAttgagaatatatatatgaaaaaaatatacctGAAAATAATGCACTTGAAATACACTGGAATATAACATTttgtgatttgattttttttatatctgtCTCTGAGtttatttaaagatttaatAAAAGCAAATTAATATTTGTGTCCAAATAATGATTCATGATACATAAATATTGCAGTGTAATCTCAGGCACGATTTTTTGGGGGGATTTTTAAGACTCTGGATCTTCGACGTGAAAATTACACGATGTCGCCGGGttcttgcaaaataaaaaagcggaatacacacacaaaaacatgaaaataagaaaatgtcTTCCTGTGAACAGTGGCTGTTGAGAGAAGGAAAAGGATGAACTGAAATATGGATTGCACAGACAGGTCAGAAATGTATAATTCTCTCATGACAGTTTTGCATATCTGAATTGCACCTCTTCAATTAGAAATGttcacaatgttttatttttcaaccAACAATTTGTTAGATTATATTTCCTTCACTCAATGTTATTCCGTGTTATTCATGACAAAACTGAGAACTGTGTAATTATGTAGTTTTAAACGCGTAGGTTTTAGTTCATTTTACATAAGCTATTAAACATAAACTATCACTCTAACTGACATTTTAGCAGGGACGTCTAGTAAAAACCATTGGCAAAAAATAATGGTCTTTGCGCGTGGCCTCATGGGGCATTCAAGGTATGGGCCTcgattcagaaaaaaaaatgtatcctaTATATTTTTAACGTTATTAAATTTTATAAAGTGCTAAGATTATTGAACACTTTATGgtattgtattttgatcaatgtCATTAGGAGTGCAATTCTGCTTGGTATTTGTGTACACACTTACAAATGCACAATACAAATTCAACCTACTTTGCCATCGATGCGTCTGAAGGATGGGTCATCTTCGTCcacttcaaaatatatttccGTGGTAGTGATGGAGAGAGTCCCACGAGCTTCAGTGACCGGGGCAATAAGCTGGGCCGGGGTGCTCAAAACAACAGGGCCTATAACAcggaaatatattttttatttttcacaggGGAAATGAACCCAGATTATGTGTCGCCAGTCAGTCATCAACAAATGATGCGTTGGCCTAATGCAAGTTAGTAGCTGATGTAGTTATACACAACAATACACATGCGCTAAACAATTTCCTCAGAATGTGTTTACAATATTTTCCCATTCCTGCCATTTTGGTTTTGTAGACTTTGTAGACATGGTGGTAGTCTAGCGATCTTCACCATGCATGTCGTGCGGGAAAAAAATGGTAGTCTATTCAAAATACtccaaaaataattgttttagtAATATATACATCAAGCCTAATCAGAAGATAAACACGGTGCAGAATTTTACACAAACATACGCATGAAAATGAAATACATATAGGCTAAATTGTTGAAGAGAATAGTTTCAGCATTTTAAACGATTACAAAACGAAGCATTAGCCATATGACATTGtatcaagaagaaaaaaaaaaaaatcgaggTGAGCGTTTTTATAAGGCTTAACAGCAATAATTTCACAGTCACTTTCCTTCATTATTTTGCGACAAAACAAATCATATGTGAGTGATACGCATTTATGCGCTTCCTAATCAAATCAGTCGTTGAGACTCCCTTTTGATTATACGAAACCTGTAAAATTGACCttacaaacattattaaaatatttaaagacgTTTTGACCTCTGGTCATATGACTATGATCTAATCCCAAGTGTGTGCTTGCGCGCGCGcgctattttatattttctctttGACCAATCCTCTCTTTTATTAGTTCACCCTTGCAGCAGCCCACGGGTCTGTCCTGGATGTGAGGAGAGGCTCTTGAAATTGGGATATTTATCGATCCCCTGAACTCCAAAGAGCCACTTTAACGTCTCATCAATCTTAATCTGCTCTCCTCGGCCAATTATGCCCGATACTGTTGCAAGATTACAAGTGGATTTGGGTTTCAATTCCCACAGCACTCCTTCACTGCTCTCCCCGACCGCTCGTAGAAACCGAAGCCACTCTGCCTTTTTTGTACCAGCTATAAGATTCGCCATTTCactttccaaaaaatattaacacttttaaatgaataaaaacaattatattaTGATTATACAGCACAACATGACTTCAAAGCAAAAACATACagactgaaaataaataagtgaaaaatattttgtatgatTTTAGGCTACTATAGCCTAAAATACGAAGATTTTACGTtagcctaaataaataaatgatactTTTTAAGCTTTAATTATAATTAGTGTCTGACCACAAGCGCCAAGTCAACATCTATTAATACAAGCAACACCAAATAATATTGTTAACAAAAGGGGGAGGGTAGAAAATAAGCCCCCCTTTTCATCATATAGCCTATCTTTTTAGATAAGTTATGTTGAAcgaataatgattttttttttctttg containing:
- the mab21l1 gene encoding putative nucleotidyltransferase MAB21L1, whose amino-acid sequence is MIAAQAKLVYHLNKYYNEKCQSRKAAISKTIREVCKVVSDVLKEVEVQEPRFISSLNEMDNRFEGLEVISPTEFEVVLYLNQMGVFNFVDDGSLPGCAVLKLSDGRKRSMSLWVEFITASGYLSARKIRSRFQTLVAQAVDKCSYRDVVKMVADTSEVKLRIRDRYVVQITPAFKCTGIWPRSAAHWPLPHIPWPGPNRVAEVKAEGFNLLSKECYSLNGKQSSAESDAWVLQFAEAENRLLLGGCRKKCLSLLKTLRDRHLELPGQPLNNYHMKTLVSYECEKHPRESDWDENCLGDRLNGILLQLISCLQCRRCPHYFLPNLDLFQGKPHSALENAAKQTWRLAREILTNPKSLEKL